One Phaseolus vulgaris cultivar G19833 chromosome 2, P. vulgaris v2.0, whole genome shotgun sequence DNA window includes the following coding sequences:
- the LOC137811287 gene encoding probable cytosolic oligopeptidase A, which produces MRRSGVVGTLLIANMLMATRFTLTLPFSRSIPPLLITPISPSLSHLKQLPKSHPCPLWSSSFSFCLHTLRKSTSPFMAASSPNPVIEDNPLLQNFDFPPFDVVEPKHVRPGIRALLSELERELEDLERNVEPSWPKLVEPLEKIVDRLSVVWGMVNHLKAVKDSSELRSAIEDVQAEKVKFQLRLGQSKPIYNAFKAIQESPDWKTLSDARRRIVDSQIKEAVLNGVSLEDDKRESFNKIEQELEKLSQKFGENVLDATKKFEKLITDKKEIEGLPATALGLAAQSAVTKGHENATAENGPWVITLDAPSFIAVMQHARNRTLREEIYRAYVSRASSGDLDNTEIINQILKLRLEKARLLNYNNYAEVSMATKMATVDKAEELLEKLRRASWDPAVQDIEDLKEFSKSQGALEASDLTHWDISFWSERLRESKYDINEEELRPFFSLPKVMDGLFKLANSLFGIEIESADGVAPVWNNDVKFFRVKDSSGSPIAYFYFDPYSRPAEKRQGAWMDEVFARSRVLSRDGTSARLPVAHMVCNQTPPVGNKPSLMTFREVETVFHEFGHALQHMLTKQDEGLVAGIRGIEWDAVELPSQFMENWCYHRETLMGIAKHFETGESLPEEVYLKLVAARTFRAGSLSLRQLKFACVDLELHTKYVPGGPESIYDVDRRVSEKTQVIPPLPEDRFLCSFSHIFAGGYAAGYYSYKWAEVLSADAFSAFEDVGLDNDKAVKETGHKFRETILALGGGKEPLDVFVQFRGREPTPDALLRHNGLLSVAASS; this is translated from the exons ATGAGACGGTCAGGTGTTGTAGGTACCCTTCTTATAGCAAACATGCTAATGGCAACACGTTTCACCCTCACTCTTCCTTTCTCTCGTTCAATCCCCCCGTTACTCATCACCCCCATTTCTCCTTCCCTTTCACACCTCAAACAATTACCAAAATCCCATCCTTGTCCCCTCTGGTCTTCCTCCTTCTCCTTCTGCCTCCACACACTCCGCAAGTCCACTTCTCCTTTCATGGCCGCTTCTTCGCCCAATCCTGTCATCGaagacaaccctcttctgcAAAACTTCGACTTCCCACCCTTCGATGTCGTCGAGCCCAAGCACGTGCGACCCGGAATTCGCGCCCTCCTCAGCGAGCTG GAACGTGAATTGGAGGATCTGGAACGAAACGTGGAACCGTCGTGGCCAAAGTTGGTCGAACCGTTGGAGAAGATAGTTGACCGGTTATCTGTTGTTTGGGGCATGGTCAATCATCTGAAGGCTGTCAAGGATAGTTCTGAGTTACGTTCTGCTATTGAAGATGTGCAg GCAGAGAAGGTTAAGTTTCAGCTTAGACTGGGTCAAAGCAAACCTATTTATAATGCGTTCAAAGCCATTCAAGAGTCTCCTGATTGGAAGACACTAAGTGATGCTCGTAGGCGCATTGTTGACA GCCAAATAAAGGAGGCGGTTCTGAATGGAGTTTCCCTTGAAGACGATAAAAGAGAAAGTTTTAACAAAATTGAACAG GAGCTGGAAAAGTTATCACAAAAGTTTGGGGAGAATGTTCTAGATGCCACAAAGAAGTTTGAAAAGCTAATCACAGATAAGAAGGAAATTGAAGGATTACCTGCTACTGCTCTTGGGTTGGCTGCACAAAGTGCAGTAACTAAG GGGCATGAAAATGCCACCGCTGAGAATGGGCCATGGGTAATTACATTGGATGCTCCTAGTTTTATTGCTGTTATGCAACATGCTCGCAACCGAACTTTGCGAGAGGAGATCTACCGAGCATATGTATCACGGGCATCTAGTGGAGATTTGGATAATACAGAAAtaattaatcaaattttaaagCTAAGGTTGGAAAAGGCCAGACTTCTCAACTACAATAACTATGCTGAG GTTAGCATGGCAACCAAAATGGCAACTGTTGATAAAGCAGAAGAACTTCTTGAAAAGCTTCGCAGAGCTTCTTGGGATCCCGCAGTGCAAG ATATTGAAGACCTTAAGGAATTCTCCAAAAGTCAGGGTGCATTAGAAGCTAGTGATTTGACTCATTGGGACATTAGCTTTTGGAGTGAGAGGCTACGCGAGTCAAAATATGATATTAATGAG GAAGAGCTGCGTCCCTTTTTCTCTCTGCCGAAGGTTATGGATGGACTGTTTAAACTTGCAAACTCACTTTTTGGCATTGAAATTGAATCAGCTGATGGTGTAGCTCCG GTCTGGAATAATGATGTCAAGTTCTTCCGTGTTAAGGATTCTTCTGGGAGTCCAATTgcgtatttttattttgatccttACAGTCGTCCTGCAGAGAAAAGGCAAGGTGCATGGATGGATGAAGTCTTTGCTCGAAGTCGTGTATTATCGCGTGATGGTACCTCAGCAAGGTTGCCTGTTGCTCACATGGTTTGCAATCAAACTCCTCCAGTAGGAAACAAGCCAAGTCTAATGACATTCCGTGAG gtGGAGACTGTCTTCCATGAATTTGGTCATGCACTTCAGCATATGCTTACTAAGCAAGATGAGGGTCTAGTTGCTGGTATTAGAGGGATTGAGTGGGATGCTGTTGAATTACCTTCTCAGTTCATGGAAAACTGGTGTTACCATAG AGAAACTTTAATGGGCATTGCAAAGCATTTTGAAACTGGCGAGAGTCTACCTGAAGAAGTATATTTGAAGCTTGTTGCTGCTAGGACTTTTCGAGCTGGCTCTCTAAGTCTTCGACAG TTAAAGTTCGCATGTGTAGATCTGGAACTTCATACAAAATATGTTCCAGGGGGACCTGAGTCCATCTATGATGTTGACCGCAGAGTTTCTGAGAAAACTCAAGTGATTCCTCCATTACCAGAGGACAGGTTCCTTTGCAGCTTTAGCCATATATTTGCAGGTGGATATGCTGCTGGATACTATAGCTACAAG TGGGCTGAGGTGCTGTCGGCAGATGCTTTCTCTGCATTTGAGGATGTTGGATTGGATAATGACAag GCTGTTAAAGAAACGGGGCACAAGTTCCGGGAGACCATTCTTGCTCTTGGAGGTGGCAAGGAACCACTGGAT GTTTTTGTGCAATTCCGTGGCCGAGAACCAACACCAGATGCATTGCTTAGGCACAATGGCCTATTATCAGTTGCAGCTTCCTCATAG
- the LOC137811288 gene encoding protein BRICK 1 translates to MARAGGITNAVNVGIAVQADWENREFISHISLNVRRLFDFLVQFEATTKSKLASLNEKLDVLERRLELLEVQVGNASANPSLFAT, encoded by the exons atggCTCGTGCGGGAGGGATAACAAATGCTGTGAACGTGGGAATCGCAGTGCAAGCCGATTGGGAGAACCGCGAATTCATCTCTCACATTTCTCTCAACGTTCGTCGCCTCTTCGACTTCCTTGTCCAATTTG AGGCGACGACGAAGAGCAAGTTGGCGTCTCTGAACGAGAAGCTGGATGTGTTGGAGCGCAGGTTGGAACTGCTTGAAGTTCAAGTGGGCAATGCCTCGGCCAACCCTTCTCTCTTTGCCACATGA
- the LOC137811286 gene encoding nodulation receptor kinase-like translates to MMELPEIWVLRLVVASAVCLHIFIRSVSGFATEGFENIACCADSNYTDPQTTLNYTTDYSWFPDRGSCRRPKIGLNEKVRLFSIDEGKRCYNLPTIKNKVYLIRGTFPFDSVNSSFNVSIGVTQLGAVRPSTPQDFEIEGVFRATKDNIDFCLVKGEVDPFISQLELRPLPEDYLSEDLPASVLKLISRNSLWGTKDEIRFPNDPSDRMWKATSSPPSALLLSYNVSNFDLKSNMTPPLQVLQTALTHPERLEIQSSLDTEDYEYRVFLYFLELNSTVKEGKRVFDIYVNGEIQREKFDILARGSNYTYTVLNVSANGSLNLTLVKASGAEFGPLLNAYEILQMRSWIEETNQKDVEVIQKIREELLLQNQNKKVLESWTGDPCIFPWHGIECDGSNGSSVITKLDLSSSNFKGPIPSTVTEMTNLKILNLSHNNFNGYIPSFPPSSLLTSIDLSYNDLMGSLPESIASLPYLKSLYFGCNKRMSEYTPANLNGSLINTDYGRCKAKEPRFGQVFVIGAITCGSLLITVAVGIIFVCRYRQKLIPWEGFGGKNYLMETNVIFSLPSKDDFLIKSVSIQTFTLEDIEVATERYKTLIGEGGFGSVYRGTLNDGQEVAVKVRSATSTQGTREFDNELNLLSAIQHENLVPLLGYCNENDQQILVYPFMSNGSLQDRLYGEPAKRKILDWPTRLSIALGAARGLAYLHTFPGRSVIHRDVKSSNILLDHSMCAKVADFGFSKYAPQEGDSNVSLEVRGTAGYLDPEYYKTQQLSEKSDVFSYGVVLLEIVTGREPLDIKRPRNEWSLVEWAKPYIRASKMEEIVDPGIKGAYHAEAMWRVVEVALQCLEPFSAYRPNMVDIVRELEDALIIENNASEYMKSIDSLGGSNRYSIVIEKRVLPSTSSTAESTITTQALSHPQPR, encoded by the exons ATGATGGAATTACCAGAAATTTGGGTATTGAGACTGGTTGTGGCAAGTGCTGTTTGTCTGCATATATTTATCAGATCAGTTTCTGGCTTTGCAACTGAAG GGTTTGAAAACATAGCATGTTGTGCTGATTCAAATTACACAGATCCACAGACCACCTTAAACTACACAACAGATTACTCATGGTTCCCTGACAGAGGAAGCTGCAGAAGACCTAAAATTGGGTTGAATGAAAAAGTTCGACTGTTTTCTATAGATGAAGGAAAAAGATGTTACAATTTGCCAACAATTAAGAATAAAGTATATCTGATAAGGGGCACATTTCCATTTGACAGTGTAAATTCTTCCTTTAATGTTTCAATTGGGGTAACACAATTAGGTGCAGTGAGACCATCCACGCCCCAGGACTTTGAGATTGAGGGAGTTTTTAGGGCTACCAAAGACAACATAGACTTCTGCTTAGTGAAGGGGGAGGTGGATCCCTTTATTTCTCAGCTGGAATTAAGGCCATTGCCTGAAGATTACCTCTCAGAGGATTTGCCTGCCAgtgttttaaaattgataagCAGAAATAGTCTTTGGGGCACAAAAGATGAAATCAG GTTCCCAAATGACCCAAGTGATAGAATGTGGAAAGCAACTTCAAGTCCACCATCTGCTCTCCTATTGTCTTACAATGTTAGCAATTTTGACCTCAAGTCCAACATGACACCACCTCTACAAGTTCTACAAACTGCTCTTACCCACCCTGAGAGATTGGAGATCCAGAGTAGCCTTGACACTGAGGATTATGAATATCGTGTCTTTCTCTACTTCCTTGAATTAAATAGCACTGTCAAAGAAGGAAAAAGGGTGTTTGACATCTATGTTAATGGTGAGATTCAACGGGAGAAATTTGACATATTGGCTAGAGGGTCCAACTATACATACACTGTCTTGAACGTTTCAGCAAATGGTTCACTTAATTTAACCTTGGTCAAGGCATCTGGTGCTGAGTTTGGACCCCTTTTGAATGCTTATGAGATCTTGCAAATGCGATCATGGATTGAAGAGACCAACCAAAAAGATG TGGAAGTGATTCAGAAGATTAGAGAAGAACTGTTGTtgcaaaaccaaaacaaaaaagtGCTAGAGAGTTGGACTGGAGACCCTTGTATTTTCCCCTGGCACGGAATAGAGTGTGATGGTTCAAATGGCTCGTCTGTTATCACCAAGCT GGATCTTTCCTCAAGTAATTTCAAAGGACCAATTCCTTCTACTGTTACTGAGATGACCAACTTAAAAATACT GAACCTGAGCCACAACAATTTCAATGGTTATATTCCCTCGTTTCCACCGTCCTCCTTGTTGACATCAAT AGATCTAAGCTACAATGATCTTATGGGGTCACTTCCAGAATCAATTGCCTCACTgccatatttaaaatcttt GTATTTTGGCTGCAACAAACGCATGAGCGAATACACTCCAGCTAATTTGAATGGTTCACTGATCAATACAGA TTACGGAAGATGCAAAGCAAAAGAACCTAGATTTGGACAAGTATTTGTCATTGGTGCTATTACATGTGGATCACTTTTGATCACAGTGGCAGTTGGAATCATTTTTGTTTGCCGCTATAGACAAAAGTTGATTCCATGGGAAGGATTTGGTGGAAAGAACTACTTAATGGAAACAA ATGTAATATTCTCTTTGCCAAGCAAAGATGATTTCTTAATAAAGTCTGTATCAATTCAAACATTCACTTTGGAAGATATAGAGGTGGCCACAGAAAGGTACAAAACATTGATAGGGGAAGGAGGATTTGGTTCTGTTTACCGGGGCACTCTAAATGACGGTCAAGAAGTGGCAGTGAAAGTCCGTTCAGCCACATCAACGCAGGGAACTCGAGAATTTGATAATGAG CTAAACCTACTTTCTGCAATACAGCATGAAAACCTAGTGCCTCTTCTTGGTTACTGTAATGAAAATGATCAACAAATTCTCGTGTATCCTTTCATGTCCAATGGTTCTTTGCAAGATAGACTCTATG GGGAACCTgcaaagagaaaaatattagACTGGCCAACTAGACTCTCTATTGCTCTTGGTGCAGCTCGAG GTTTGGCATATCTCCATACATTTCCAGGACGTTCAGTAATACATAGGGACGTAAAATCAAGCAATATACTTCTAGATCATAGCATGTGCGCTAAGGTTGCAGATTTTGGTTTCTCAAAATATGCTCCTCAAGAAGGTGACAGTAACGTTTCTCTTGAAGTCAGAGGAACTGCAGGGTACCTGGATCCTGA ATACTACAAAACCCAACAATTATCGGAGAAGAGTGATGTCTTCAGCTATGGCGTGGTTTTACTTGAAATTGTGACTGGTAGGGAACCTCTTGACATAAAGAGACCACGGAATGAGTGGAGCTTGGTTGAATGG GCTAAGCCATATATAAGAGCATCAAAGATGGAAGAAATTGTGGATCCTGGCATCAAGGGGGCATACCATGCAGAGGCAATGTGGAGAGTGGTGGAAGTAGCACTGCAGTGTCTTGAACCATTCTCAGCATATAGACCAAACATGGTGGACATTGTCCGTGAGTTAGAGGATGCTCTCATCATAGAAAACAATGCATCAGAATACATGAAGTCCATTGACAGCCTTGGAGGATCAAACCGCTACTCTATTGTCATAGAGAAAAGGGTGCTGCCCTCAACTTCATCAACAGCAGAATCAACCATCACCACACAAGCCTTGTCCCATCCACAGCCGAGATAG
- the LOC137809326 gene encoding ABC transporter G family member STR2-like gives MTQANGHHRVETVIDIRKPPVSFTGGLVFECLTYTVTKKTKVEGKWSSKEVDLLHDISSYAPKGCITAVMGPSGAGKSTLLDGLAGRIASGSLKGKVSLDGATMSASLIKRTSAYIMQEDRLFPMLTVYETFMFAADFRLGPLSLADKKQRVEKLIDQLGLTSSRNTYIGDEGTRGVSGGERRRVSIGVDIIHGPSLLFLDEPTSGLDSTNAHSVIEKVHDIARSGSTVILTIHQPSSRIQLLLDHLIILARGQLMFQGSPQDVALHLSRMPRKVPKGENPIESLIDVIQEYDQNEVGVEVLAEFARTGVKPPPLSNHQHSLSTVAPSHAPSSHLSHRFDDKSLDFSHSSQVSRRAVDEFDHSLRSPYNNTSMSWSTGNSAAFLKFTPARLKNDHKLNNTTRNNASAGYYTYSSEILQATPTPHSSDYTVNENDYLTPSNGTEEHLGAKFANSYLTEIWILIRRNFINIRRTPELFLSRLMVLTFMGFMMATMFHNPKQDLQGITNRLSFFIFTVCLFFFSSNDAVPAFIQERFIFIRETSHNAYRASTYTIAGIITHMPFILLQAASYAVIVWFALKLQGPFLYFLLVLFVSLLSTNSFVVFVSSVVPNYILGYAMVIAFTALFFLFCGYFLNSHDIPRYWRWMNIISTMTYPYEGLLMNQYQCNDTFGYIDQVPIIGFQILDSLHIKTDGRRKRTVVLIMFGWAVLYRILFYLVLRFASKNQRS, from the exons ATGACTCAAGCCAATGGCCACCATCGTGTTGAGACGGTGATTGACATAAGGAAACCACCCGTGAGCTTCACTGGGGGTCTTGTGTTTGAGTGCCTCACTTACACTGTGACAAAAAAGACGAAGGTGGAGGGGAAGTGGTCGAGTAAAGAAGTGGACTTGCTGCATGATATCAGCAGCTATGCACCAAAGGGTTGCATCACTGCAGTGATGGGTCCTAGTGGTGCAGGAAAGTCCACTCTCTTGGATGGGCTTGCTGGGAGGATTGCTAGTGGAAGCCTTAAAGGGAAGGTCTCATTGGATGGTGCAACCATGAGTGCAAGTTTGATCAAAAGAACTTCTGCATATATCATGCAGGAAGATAGGCTTTTCCCTATGTTAACTGTGTATGAGACTTTCATGTTTGCTGCTGATTTTCGCCTTGGACCACTCTCACTTGCTGATAAGAAACAGAGGGTGGAGAAGCTCATTGACCAGCTTGGCTTAACG TCATCTCGGAACACTTACATAGGAGATGAAGGGACAAGAGGAGTGTCCGGCGGAGAGCGGCGGCGCGTGTCAATCGGCGTGGACATCATCCACGGCCCATCACTTCTCTTCCTGGACGAGCCAACCTCAGGGCTAGACTCCACCAACGCCCACAGCGTGATCGAGAAAGTGCACGACATCGCCCGCAGCGGCAGCACCGTCATCCTCACCATCCACCAGCCCTCCTCCAGAATCCAACTCCTCCTCGACCACCTCATCATCCTCGCACGGGGCCAGCTCATGTTCCAAGGGTCGCCGCAAGACGTGGCCCTCCACTTGTCACGCATGCCACGCAAAGTCCCCAAGGGAGAGAACCCCATTGAAAGTCTCATTGACGTGATCCAAGAGTACGATCAGAATGAGGTTGGCGTTGAAGTACTTGCAGAATTTGCACGCACTGGGGTCAAACCACCTCCTTTGTCTAACCACCAACACTCGCTCTCCACTGTTGCACCCTCTCATGCCCCTTCCTCGCACCTTAGCCACAGGTTTGACGACAAGTCTCTGGACTTTTCTCACTCCTCGCAGGTAAGTAGAAGGGCCGTGGACGAATTCGATCACAGTCTCAGAAGTCCTTATAACAACACTTCCATGTCTTGGAGCACTGGGAACAGTGCAGCCTTTCTCAAATTCACACCTGCACGGCTTAAGAATGATCACAAGCTCAACAATACCACAAG AAACAATGCTTCAGCTGGCTACTACACATACTCGAGTGAAATCCTTCAAGCGACTCCAACACCCCACAGCAGTGACTACACAGTGAATGAGAATGACTACCTCACTCCATCAAATGGCACAGAAGAACACCTTGGCGCAAAGTTTGCAAATTCTTACCTAACAGAGATATGGATTCTCATTCGCCGCAACTTCATAAACATAAGGCGCACCCCTGAGCTTTTTCTCTCAAGACTGATGGTTCTTACCTTCATGGGGTTCATGATGGCCACCATGTTCCACAACCCTAAACAAGATTTGCAAGGAATCACCAACCGCCTCagcttcttcatcttcacagtgtgcctcttcttcttctcttccaaTGATGCCGTCCCAGCCTTCATCCAAGAGAGGTTCATCTTCATAAGGGAAACTTCTCATAATGCCTATAGAGCTTCCACTTACACCATTGCAGGCATAATCACTCACATGCCATTTATTCTTCTCCAAGCAGCTTCCTATGCAGTCATTGTTTGGTTTGCCCTGAAACTTCAAGGCCCTTTTCTTTACTTCTTGCTTGTTCTCTTCGTTTCTCTTCTGTCAACCAATTCATTCGTGGTGTTTGTGAGCTCAGTGGTGCCAAACTACATCTTGGGTTATGCTATGGTTATTGCCTTCACTGCCTTGTTCTTCTTGTTCTGCGGATACTTCTTGAACAGCCATGACATTCCCCGTTACTGGCGTTGGATGAACATAATTTCAACGATGACATACCCTTATGAGGGGCTCTTGATGAACCAGTACCAGTGCAATGATACGTTTGGATATATTGATCAAGTACCCATTATCGGTTTTCAGATCTTGGATAGTCTACATATCAAGACTGATGGACGTAGGAAGAGGACAGTTGTGCTTATAATGTTTGGTTGGGCTGTGCTATACAGGATTTTATTTTACCTAGTCCTTCGTTTTGCATCAAAAAACCAGAGGTCGTAG